The following proteins are encoded in a genomic region of Haloarcula marina:
- a CDS encoding NUDIX hydrolase, producing the protein MSKPSSDSADHVPGTRPGATQIRRGAKALVTSASNVLLVKERHADGTPFWTLPGGGVDPGESPEEGLHRELDEELRCRGRIGRPVTQFWYAHDSLDNTVSAYTVYDCTLLTDPSPVHDEGIYDARWATPSALPSATLPQVRQVCQHATDLPAASVLADD; encoded by the coding sequence ATGTCTAAGCCCTCGTCCGACTCGGCCGACCACGTCCCCGGCACCCGACCGGGAGCCACGCAGATCCGCCGCGGCGCGAAAGCGCTCGTCACCTCGGCGTCGAACGTCCTCCTCGTGAAGGAGCGCCACGCCGACGGGACACCGTTCTGGACGCTCCCCGGCGGCGGCGTCGACCCCGGCGAGTCACCGGAAGAAGGGCTTCACCGAGAACTCGACGAGGAACTGCGCTGTCGGGGCCGCATCGGCCGACCAGTGACGCAGTTCTGGTACGCCCACGACAGCCTCGACAACACCGTCTCGGCGTACACCGTCTACGACTGCACGCTCCTGACCGACCCGAGTCCCGTCCACGACGAGGGAATCTACGACGCGCGCTGGGCTACCCCCTCGGCGCTCCCGTCGGCGACGCTCCCGCAGGTGCGACAGGTGTGCCAGCACGCGACCGACCTCCCGGCGGCGTCGGTGCTGGCGGACGACTAG
- a CDS encoding nuclear transport factor 2 family protein: MREDGPDPDAPADRARAYYRALDEGDYDLLERLLAPEFVHDRPDRQLDGRSRFVRFMREERPQTDTSHPVDAVYRRVGDGGTEVVVRGRLLDTDGNRLVGFVDVFRFEDGRICRLDTYTR; the protein is encoded by the coding sequence ATGCGTGAGGACGGTCCCGACCCTGACGCACCGGCCGACCGGGCGCGGGCGTACTACCGTGCGCTCGACGAGGGCGACTACGACTTGCTGGAGCGGTTGCTGGCCCCGGAGTTCGTTCACGACCGACCGGACCGCCAGTTGGACGGGCGCTCGCGGTTCGTCCGCTTCATGCGCGAGGAGCGACCGCAGACCGACACGAGTCACCCGGTAGACGCAGTCTACCGACGGGTCGGCGACGGCGGGACCGAAGTCGTGGTCCGCGGGCGGTTGCTCGATACCGACGGCAACCGTCTCGTCGGATTCGTCGACGTGTTTCGGTTCGAGGACGGACGCATCTGCCGTCTCGATACCTACACCCGCTGA
- a CDS encoding redoxin domain-containing protein yields MISEGAAAPGFELPALVDGERRPLALDEYLGEDVVILAFYPADFNPACDETSCDLDELDLFTMQKDVTILGISPDSVYSHRAFAERYDLSVPLLADTAGEVARRYDLAFVDDIGQRLLERAVAVVDHDGVVQYAWSTDDMTELPRVEEIKDAIADTGGDDTAFARYRVGHAHYTEGRRAFTSAMGSFGDSEWMLAQNDFQRAREEFAEAEARFDTAVRFVDDESLVPVYDGSRTKANALWQAADWLAQSASAYSSGSGGYGQELREDAERPLENARNYEEPPPPDEWPPAMADLEKTDEPSSSILPEKTERESAALDVDIDHEVDAADGADPTSAEAAHRADATTAETDETDETSSDDPDGDATDGEADIDDTEIAEIQAEVAANNPETNYEDDEAADSAGVSERTADGAAGDDGTADDAAADRAAETSSDDPNGDATDETPVDGELELTDPTSDDDA; encoded by the coding sequence GTGATTTCCGAGGGGGCGGCGGCACCGGGGTTCGAGTTACCGGCGTTAGTCGACGGTGAGCGACGGCCCCTCGCACTCGACGAGTACCTCGGCGAGGACGTGGTCATCCTCGCCTTTTACCCGGCCGACTTCAACCCCGCCTGCGACGAGACGTCCTGCGATTTGGACGAACTGGACCTCTTTACGATGCAGAAGGACGTGACCATCCTCGGCATCAGCCCCGATTCGGTGTACAGCCACCGGGCGTTCGCCGAGCGATACGACCTGAGCGTCCCGCTGTTGGCCGACACCGCCGGGGAGGTAGCCCGGCGGTACGACCTCGCGTTCGTCGACGACATCGGTCAGCGACTGCTCGAACGGGCCGTCGCCGTCGTCGACCACGACGGGGTCGTCCAGTACGCGTGGAGCACCGACGACATGACAGAACTCCCCCGCGTCGAGGAGATAAAAGACGCCATCGCCGACACCGGCGGCGACGACACCGCCTTCGCCCGCTACCGCGTCGGCCACGCCCACTACACCGAGGGACGGCGGGCGTTCACCTCGGCGATGGGCAGTTTCGGCGACTCCGAGTGGATGCTCGCGCAGAACGATTTCCAGCGCGCCCGCGAGGAGTTCGCGGAGGCCGAAGCCCGCTTCGACACCGCGGTCCGCTTCGTCGACGACGAGTCGCTGGTCCCCGTCTACGACGGGTCCCGGACGAAGGCCAACGCGCTGTGGCAGGCCGCCGATTGGCTCGCACAGTCCGCGAGCGCCTACTCCAGCGGCAGCGGCGGGTACGGGCAGGAACTCCGCGAGGACGCCGAGAGACCGCTGGAGAACGCCCGGAACTACGAGGAACCCCCGCCGCCCGACGAGTGGCCGCCCGCGATGGCCGACTTGGAGAAAACCGACGAGCCGTCGTCGTCGATTCTCCCGGAAAAGACGGAGCGAGAGAGCGCCGCGCTCGACGTGGACATCGACCACGAGGTGGACGCGGCCGACGGCGCGGACCCGACGAGCGCCGAAGCGGCCCACCGCGCCGACGCCACGACGGCCGAGACGGACGAGACGGACGAGACATCGAGCGACGACCCGGACGGGGACGCGACCGACGGTGAGGCCGACATCGACGACACCGAGATAGCCGAGATACAGGCCGAGGTGGCCGCCAACAATCCCGAGACGAACTACGAGGACGACGAGGCGGCAGACAGCGCGGGAGTGAGCGAGCGAACAGCGGACGGCGCGGCAGGGGACGACGGCACCGCAGACGACGCCGCGGCGGACCGGGCGGCAGAGACATCGAGCGACGACCCGAACGGGGATGCGACCGACGAGACGCCCGTCGACGGCGAACTCGAACTGACCGACCCGACGAGTGACGACGATGCGTGA